From the genome of Brienomyrus brachyistius isolate T26 chromosome 8, BBRACH_0.4, whole genome shotgun sequence, one region includes:
- the LOC125747605 gene encoding tumor necrosis factor receptor superfamily member 9-like produces the protein MNQLRYCSIYVTLKYLLYVQASLLSTCEKDKNFKSKNGHCCKLCHPGEHMKMECSVGHDTVCEPCPPGLYSHVADIFCVNCTKCEQVVVKECTTTTDTQCTCKDGYLCANRKCTKCVEHLVCPRGKELEKLGDFDYIYQCKNCPTNTYSDTEGGRCQNLTVCEKLGKKEISSGNSTHNTICGPIASPPPGNPENLAPYLSVIIVTPLLLLIFLISCLWKRKIKYITPTTMNQIENMLSCPLSKEEKGDLPIQALDSKTSQPSSMEQGLNVIV, from the exons ATGAATCAGCTTCGTTACTGCAGTATTTATGTGACACTAAAGTACCTCTTATATGTCCAGGCATCACTTCTTAGTACCTGTGAAAaagataaaaattttaaaagtaaaaatggACATTGCTGTAAACTCTGTCATCCAG GCGAACATATGAAAATGGAATGCAGTGTGGGGCATGACACAGTCTGTGAGCCTTGCCCTCCTGGCTTGTACTCCCATGTAGCAGATATATTCTGCGTAAATTGCACCAAATGTGAGCAAG TTGTGGTTAAAGAATGTACCACCACAACTGATACTCAATGCACATGCAAGGATGGCTACCTGTGTGCCAATAGAAAGTGTACCAAGTGTGTCGAACACTTAGTGTGTCCCAGAGGCAAGGAGCTGGAGAAGCTTG GGGATTTTGATTATATATACCAATGCAAGAATTGCCccacaaatacatactcagacaCTGAAGGCGGAAGGTGTCAGAATCTAACAGT GTGTGAGAAGCTTGGTAAGAAGGAAATATCCTCGGGCAACAGCACCCACAATACAATATGTG GCCCTATTGCATCACCCCCCCCTGGCAATCCTGAGAATTTAGCACCTTACCTCAGTGTCATCATTGTCACACCCCTTCTCCTCCTCATCTTCTTGATCAGCTGCTTATGGAAGAGGAAAATAAAGTATATTACGCCCA CGACCATGAACCAAATTGAAAACATGCTGAGCTGCCCATTATCAAAGGAAGAAAAGGGTGACCTTCCAATCCAGGCACTGGACAGCAAAACAAGCCAGCCGTCCAGCATGGAGCAGGGTCTCAATGTCATCGTGTGA